In Aliarcobacter faecis, a genomic segment contains:
- a CDS encoding HP0495 family protein, with the protein MIDLSNKKLELNYPCSWEYKLVVLEDCNVKKCVKEIVFEREHSINASKTSTKGKFKSYNLKLLVHNEDDRVELFRLLGEHKEIKMVL; encoded by the coding sequence ATGATAGATTTAAGTAATAAAAAACTGGAGTTAAATTACCCTTGCTCTTGGGAGTATAAACTTGTTGTTTTAGAAGATTGTAATGTAAAAAAATGTGTAAAAGAGATTGTTTTTGAAAGAGAACATAGTATAAATGCTTCAAAAACAAGTACAAAAGGAAAATTTAAAAGTTATAATTTAAAACTTCTTGTGCATAATGAAGATGATAGAGTTGAACTTTTTAGACTTTTAGGAGAGCATAAAGAGATAAAAATGGTATTATAA
- a CDS encoding AMIN domain-containing protein — protein MRTLLLSTTIAAFLSLSLQARENPFILYEEKTGKVIESSSKSKSITDLEEEQFIRDYQNSSKKSSTQEVEKRAPTQVEEKSYSKKEVDSLMLKTKYEAEQKAKALVKKELSKEPEQVVYVKPRADVLNDETLISKNILPFVKVDYNDNKLLISTQDVVSKKFSINKENKLVIDFKGKRNFSGTRYTLNSSNFKAVSTGNHSSNGFYRVVVELSSKPDNYNFDYSDSIISISKK, from the coding sequence ATGAGAACTCTATTACTATCTACAACAATAGCAGCTTTTTTAAGTTTATCTTTACAAGCTAGAGAGAATCCTTTTATTTTATATGAAGAGAAGACAGGAAAAGTTATTGAATCATCTTCAAAATCTAAAAGTATAACAGATTTGGAAGAGGAACAGTTTATAAGAGATTATCAAAATAGCTCAAAAAAATCATCAACACAAGAAGTTGAAAAAAGAGCACCTACTCAAGTAGAAGAGAAATCTTATTCCAAAAAAGAGGTTGATTCTTTGATGTTAAAAACTAAGTATGAAGCTGAACAAAAAGCAAAAGCATTAGTTAAAAAAGAGTTAAGCAAAGAACCAGAACAAGTTGTTTATGTAAAGCCTAGAGCAGATGTTTTAAATGATGAGACGCTTATATCAAAAAATATTTTACCTTTTGTAAAAGTGGATTATAATGACAATAAGCTTTTAATTAGCACTCAAGATGTAGTTTCAAAAAAATTTTCAATCAATAAAGAGAATAAGTTGGTAATTGATTTTAAAGGGAAAAGAAATTTTAGTGGGACTAGATACACTTTAAATTCTAGTAATTTTAAAGCTGTATCAACAGGAAATCACTCTTCAAATGGTTTTTATAGAGTTGTTGTAGAACTTTCTTCTAAACCAGATAATTATAATTTTGATTATAGTGATTCTATTATTTCTATAAGTAAGAAATAA
- a CDS encoding UDP-N-acetylmuramate dehydrogenase, with the protein MNQNINEVKIVDFKRYSSIHIGGIKEVLVINELGDYKDYQIIGRGNNLLISPNCEKRFAILGDSFDYIKEENELLYVGCATSSGKLLTYARKNNIADLEFLAKLPGNLGGLVKMNAGLKSWEIFNYIHSIKTKDEYILKKDLDFSYRHTNIDSIIYEAIFNIKRGFSKEKQDEFVRMRDNQPQMASAGSCFKNPKGDFAGRLIEAVGLKGYRVGDMEFSSTHANFLVNHQNGTFDDAIYLINLAKVKVKKEFNIELETEIIIFE; encoded by the coding sequence ATGAATCAAAATATAAATGAAGTAAAAATAGTAGATTTTAAAAGATACTCTTCTATTCATATTGGTGGAATAAAAGAGGTTTTGGTCATAAATGAGCTAGGTGATTATAAAGATTATCAAATAATTGGAAGAGGAAATAATCTACTAATTTCACCAAATTGTGAAAAAAGATTTGCCATTTTAGGTGATAGTTTTGATTATATAAAAGAAGAAAATGAATTATTGTATGTTGGTTGTGCAACAAGTAGCGGAAAACTTTTAACATATGCTAGAAAAAACAATATTGCAGATTTAGAGTTTTTAGCAAAACTTCCAGGGAATTTAGGTGGTTTAGTTAAAATGAATGCAGGGCTTAAATCTTGGGAGATTTTTAACTATATCCACTCTATAAAGACAAAAGATGAATATATTCTAAAAAAAGATTTAGACTTTTCATATAGACATACAAATATTGACTCTATTATTTATGAAGCTATTTTTAATATCAAAAGAGGTTTTAGCAAAGAGAAACAAGATGAATTTGTAAGAATGAGAGACAATCAACCTCAAATGGCAAGTGCTGGAAGCTGTTTTAAGAATCCAAAAGGTGATTTTGCAGGGCGACTTATAGAAGCTGTTGGACTAAAGGGTTATAGAGTTGGAGATATGGAGTTTTCAAGCACTCATGCAAACTTTTTGGTAAACCATCAAAATGGAACATTTGATGATGCTATATATTTGATAAATCTAGCAAAAGTAAAAGTAAAAAAAGAGTTTAATATAGAGTTAGAAACAGAGATTATAATTTTTGAGTAA
- a CDS encoding septum formation initiator: protein MLIAILSLLATIYFSYYVTNVLFGDNSLQVYNSLQYKKEYLENEILRLQKENAYLQKEYFELKNLEPEE from the coding sequence TTGTTAATAGCGATTTTATCGCTATTAGCAACAATATATTTTTCATATTATGTAACAAATGTTCTTTTTGGTGATAACTCTTTACAAGTTTATAACTCTTTGCAATATAAAAAAGAGTATCTTGAAAATGAAATTTTAAGATTACAAAAAGAGAATGCCTATTTACAAAAAGAGTATTTTGAACTAAAAAATTTGGAGCCAGAAGAATGA
- a CDS encoding metallophosphoesterase family protein gives MKIAIVSDSHHKTLYLKECIDFLKEEGCEYLIHAGDICSQEGLEILKNSSLKYIAVFGNNDRNLFEFSDKYNIKAEPYYFKIDNISFKLMHLPLHLSPDTDIIIFGHTHKFHCEYKNKKLYINSGEVCAREKPFIECAKLEINANEYIITHYFKKNNENNFMKEEFKYEQ, from the coding sequence ATGAAAATAGCAATAGTTTCAGATAGCCATCACAAAACTCTCTATTTAAAAGAGTGTATTGATTTTTTAAAAGAGGAGGGTTGTGAATATTTAATCCATGCTGGAGATATTTGCTCTCAAGAGGGTTTAGAAATTTTAAAAAACTCCTCTTTAAAATATATAGCAGTTTTTGGAAACAATGATAGAAATCTTTTTGAATTTAGTGATAAATATAATATAAAAGCTGAACCATACTATTTTAAAATAGATAATATTAGCTTTAAACTTATGCACTTACCACTTCACCTATCTCCTGATACAGATATTATTATTTTTGGACATACTCACAAATTTCATTGTGAATATAAAAATAAAAAACTTTATATAAACTCTGGAGAGGTATGTGCTAGAGAAAAACCCTTTATAGAGTGTGCAAAACTTGAGATTAATGCAAATGAGTATATAATCACACACTATTTTAAGAAAAATAATGAAAATAATTTTATGAAAGAAGAGTTTAAATATGAGCAATAA
- a CDS encoding menaquinone biosynthesis family protein yields the protein MIKQIKNISVAHSPDADDIFMYYAIKFGWIDIKDSKFQNIAADIETLNQATLKGIYDICAISFALYPFVKDDFALLKTAVSFGEGYGPKLIKKKGTNLKKNFKVALSGEFTTNALLFKIAYPNARISYMNFLDIEKAVLDGVVDAGVLIHESILTYSSELEVEREIWDIWVELCEGENLPLPLGGMCLRRSIPLNDAIKYENALIKAVDVANKNRKTLAPMLLEKGLIRVDATTLDKYLDLYANDNSVKMSEIQYKAIDKLFELGYKNGHYQNLIKAQDFLIPSEYEELRSR from the coding sequence TTGATAAAACAAATCAAAAATATAAGTGTAGCTCACTCACCAGATGCAGATGATATTTTTATGTATTATGCTATTAAATTTGGTTGGATAGATATAAAAGATAGTAAATTTCAAAATATTGCAGCTGATATAGAGACTTTAAATCAGGCAACTCTAAAAGGTATTTACGATATTTGTGCTATCTCATTTGCTCTATACCCTTTTGTAAAAGATGATTTTGCCTTACTTAAAACTGCTGTTTCATTTGGCGAGGGGTATGGACCAAAACTTATCAAAAAAAAGGGCACAAACCTTAAAAAGAATTTTAAAGTAGCACTTAGTGGAGAGTTTACTACAAATGCCCTACTTTTTAAAATAGCATATCCAAATGCTCGAATTTCATATATGAACTTTTTAGATATTGAAAAAGCAGTTCTTGATGGAGTTGTTGATGCGGGAGTTTTAATTCATGAATCAATTTTAACTTATAGTAGTGAACTTGAAGTTGAAAGAGAGATTTGGGATATTTGGGTTGAGCTATGTGAAGGAGAAAACTTACCACTTCCACTTGGTGGAATGTGCCTTCGTCGTTCAATTCCACTTAATGATGCTATAAAATATGAAAATGCACTTATAAAAGCTGTTGATGTGGCAAATAAAAATAGAAAAACTTTAGCACCAATGCTACTAGAAAAAGGGCTTATAAGAGTTGATGCAACTACTTTAGATAAATATTTAGACCTTTATGCAAATGATAATTCAGTTAAAATGAGTGAAATTCAATATAAAGCAATAGATAAACTGTTTGAATTAGGCTATAAAAATGGACATTACCAAAACTTAATCAAAGCCCAAGATTTCTTAATCCCAAGTGAATATGAAGAGTTAAGAAGTAGATGA
- the rpsU gene encoding 30S ribosomal protein S21 — MPGIKVRDNESFDEAYRRFKKQCDRNLIVTEARARRYFEPMTEIRKKQKISARKKMLKKLYMLRRYESRL; from the coding sequence GTGCCAGGCATTAAAGTTAGAGATAATGAATCTTTTGACGAAGCGTATAGAAGATTTAAAAAACAGTGTGACAGAAACCTAATCGTTACTGAAGCAAGAGCTAGAAGATATTTTGAACCAATGACTGAAATCAGAAAAAAACAAAAAATTTCTGCTAGAAAAAAAATGTTAAAAAAACTATACATGTTAAGAAGATACGAATCAAGATTATAA
- the topA gene encoding type I DNA topoisomerase has translation MKNLVIVESPAKAKTISKFLGKDFTVMASMGHVRDLPKSTLGFDPEDNFKPNYQISTDKKKVIADLKKQITKDTTIYLAADEDREGEAIAWHLIPALKIEKNPIKRIVFHEITKDAILKALENPRDVDQNLVDAQQARRILDRAVGYELSPLLWKKVRYGLSAGRVQSVAVKIIVDRENEIRAFEPEEFWKIKADFINPELSSELAKKDGKNIKVRNEKEAREIEASINNGIFTLVDIEEKESLRNPAAPFTTSTLQQEASRKIGLSVAQTMMIAQQLYEGNTANIPNHTGGLITYMRTDSLNLSSIATSMAKKVIEEEYGKDYALAKPRTFKSTAKGAQEAHEAIRPVDMSLKPSMVKEYLDSAQYKLYSLIWKRTIATQMSQAKIANTTYKIEAGAKKEFEFQTKGQRIIFAGFMKAYTEGSDNPEAALDSVEKILPNIKVGTILELENLSSEQNFTKPPSRYTEASLVKKLESEGIGRPSTYAPTISTIQAREYVVKTEDKKLSPTPTGEIVNSFLTDHFSNIIDLGFTAKIEEEFDEIADGKKIWVDVMKNFYTGFKDTIKDKEENISKSDYVQVRELGIDPKSGKPVSARVGRFGPFVQIGTKEDEDKPKFVAIPDNLNMDTISLEEALFLFTLPRVVGVDDNGNEIKANIGRFGPYLQVKTKYYSLKTDDPYTVNEKRAKEIISDIDEAKSKALIKEFTKEKIQILNGQYGAYIKQGRKNFKIPKGKVAESLTLEECLEIIEKDNKSSKKPAKKTVTKKATTKAKKE, from the coding sequence GTGAAAAATTTAGTAATAGTAGAGTCTCCAGCAAAAGCAAAAACAATCTCAAAATTCTTGGGTAAAGATTTTACCGTTATGGCTTCTATGGGGCATGTAAGAGATTTACCTAAATCTACTTTGGGTTTTGACCCTGAAGATAATTTTAAACCAAACTATCAAATAAGTACAGATAAGAAAAAAGTAATTGCCGATTTAAAAAAGCAAATTACAAAAGATACAACTATATACCTAGCAGCCGATGAAGATAGAGAGGGAGAAGCTATTGCTTGGCACTTAATTCCTGCATTAAAAATAGAAAAAAATCCTATAAAAAGAATAGTTTTTCACGAAATTACAAAAGATGCAATACTTAAAGCCTTAGAAAATCCAAGAGATGTTGATCAAAATCTAGTTGATGCACAACAAGCAAGAAGAATATTAGATAGAGCAGTTGGATATGAACTATCTCCTCTTTTATGGAAAAAAGTAAGATATGGTTTAAGTGCTGGAAGAGTTCAAAGCGTTGCAGTTAAAATAATAGTTGATAGAGAGAATGAAATTAGAGCATTTGAACCAGAAGAGTTTTGGAAGATAAAAGCTGATTTTATAAATCCTGAACTTTCAAGTGAACTAGCAAAAAAAGATGGTAAAAATATCAAAGTAAGAAATGAGAAAGAAGCTAGAGAGATAGAAGCTTCAATAAATAATGGAATTTTTACTTTAGTTGATATAGAAGAAAAAGAGAGCCTAAGAAATCCAGCAGCTCCATTTACAACTTCAACTTTACAGCAAGAAGCTTCAAGAAAAATAGGACTTAGTGTTGCTCAAACTATGATGATAGCACAACAACTATACGAAGGAAATACTGCAAATATTCCAAATCATACTGGTGGTTTGATTACTTATATGAGAACAGACTCTTTAAATCTTTCGTCAATTGCTACATCTATGGCTAAAAAAGTAATTGAAGAGGAGTATGGAAAAGATTATGCTCTGGCAAAACCAAGAACTTTTAAATCAACTGCAAAAGGTGCTCAAGAAGCACACGAAGCGATAAGACCTGTTGATATGAGTTTGAAGCCATCAATGGTAAAAGAGTATTTAGATTCTGCACAATATAAGCTTTATAGCCTTATTTGGAAAAGAACAATAGCAACTCAAATGAGTCAAGCAAAAATAGCAAATACTACATATAAAATAGAAGCTGGTGCAAAAAAAGAGTTTGAGTTTCAAACAAAAGGACAAAGAATTATTTTTGCAGGATTTATGAAAGCTTATACAGAAGGGAGTGATAATCCAGAAGCTGCTCTTGATAGTGTTGAAAAAATATTACCAAATATCAAAGTTGGAACTATTTTAGAGTTAGAAAATTTAAGTAGTGAGCAAAACTTTACAAAACCACCCTCAAGATACACTGAAGCTTCATTAGTTAAAAAACTTGAAAGTGAAGGAATTGGAAGACCATCAACTTATGCTCCAACAATTTCAACTATTCAAGCAAGGGAATATGTAGTAAAAACTGAAGATAAAAAACTTTCACCTACTCCTACTGGAGAAATTGTAAATAGTTTTTTAACTGACCACTTCTCAAATATTATAGATTTAGGGTTTACAGCAAAAATTGAAGAAGAGTTTGATGAAATAGCCGATGGCAAAAAGATTTGGGTAGATGTTATGAAAAACTTCTATACAGGTTTTAAAGATACAATCAAAGATAAAGAAGAGAATATCAGTAAATCTGACTATGTTCAAGTTCGAGAATTAGGAATTGACCCAAAATCAGGAAAGCCTGTAAGTGCAAGAGTTGGAAGATTTGGTCCTTTTGTTCAAATTGGAACAAAAGAGGATGAAGATAAACCAAAATTTGTTGCAATTCCAGATAATTTGAATATGGATACAATCTCTCTTGAAGAGGCACTATTTTTATTTACTCTTCCAAGAGTTGTTGGAGTTGATGATAATGGAAATGAGATTAAAGCAAATATTGGAAGATTTGGTCCTTATTTACAAGTAAAAACAAAATACTACTCTTTAAAAACTGATGACCCATATACTGTTAATGAAAAAAGAGCAAAAGAGATTATTAGTGATATTGATGAAGCAAAAAGTAAAGCTTTAATAAAAGAGTTTACAAAAGAGAAAATCCAAATCTTAAATGGTCAATATGGAGCATATATAAAACAAGGTAGAAAGAATTTCAAAATTCCTAAAGGAAAAGTTGCAGAGAGTTTAACACTAGAAGAGTGTTTAGAAATTATTGAAAAAGATAATAAAAGCTCTAAAAAACCTGCAAAAAAAACAGTTACTAAAAAAGCTACCACAAAAGCAAAAAAAGAGTAG
- the moaC gene encoding cyclic pyranopterin monophosphate synthase MoaC, with the protein MNLTHLDNNNRPKMVDVSEKSDTKRVAIASGKITMSKEAYEAIIGNVVKKGPVLQTAVIAAIMGTKKTSDLIPMCHPLLLAGINCDIQENSEENSFKLFVTAKLNGQTGVEMEALTGVSIGLLTIYDMVKAIDKSMVISNIQLEEKSGGKSGDFKR; encoded by the coding sequence TTGAATTTAACACATCTTGATAATAATAATAGACCAAAAATGGTAGATGTCTCAGAGAAAAGTGATACAAAAAGAGTAGCAATTGCAAGTGGAAAAATTACAATGAGTAAAGAGGCTTATGAGGCTATTATCGGAAATGTTGTAAAAAAAGGACCAGTTTTACAAACAGCCGTAATTGCAGCAATTATGGGAACAAAAAAGACAAGTGATTTAATTCCTATGTGTCATCCTCTTTTATTGGCAGGGATTAATTGTGATATTCAAGAAAATTCAGAAGAAAATAGTTTTAAACTCTTTGTAACAGCTAAACTAAATGGTCAAACAGGAGTTGAAATGGAAGCACTAACTGGTGTTAGTATAGGGCTTCTTACAATTTATGATATGGTAAAAGCTATTGATAAATCAATGGTTATTTCAAATATTCAGCTTGAAGAAAAAAGCGGTGGGAAAAGTGGAGATTTTAAAAGATGA
- the eno gene encoding phosphopyruvate hydratase: MVYIDNVYADEVMDSRGNPTVRATVILSDGTKASAIVPSGASTGKREALELRDGDNRYLGKGVLKAVENVNTRIADELIGQSPFNQAEVDAIMKELDGTNNYSNLGANAVLGVSMATARAAATSLNIPLYRYLGGANAMTMPVPMFNIINGGEHANNSVDFQEYMIMPTGIENFNEGLRAVAEIYQNLKKIIDKMGESTAVGDEGGFAPNLKSNEEPIAVIMEAISKAGYKAGEQISIALDVAASELINDAGKYVLKGENRELSSSEMVAYYEELCAKYPIVSIEDGLSEDDWDGWQTLTQRLGNKVQLVGDDLFVTNASIVAEGIKKGIANAVLIKPNQIGSVSETMQTIRLAQRNNYNCVMSHRSGESEDAFIADFAVALNCGQIKTGSTARSDRIAKYNRLLEIGAEIGYAEYLGKEPFSKK; encoded by the coding sequence GTGGTATACATTGATAATGTTTATGCTGATGAAGTAATGGATTCAAGAGGAAATCCAACAGTTAGAGCAACAGTTATTCTAAGCGATGGTACAAAAGCTAGTGCAATAGTTCCAAGTGGTGCAAGTACTGGGAAAAGAGAAGCTTTAGAGTTAAGAGATGGTGATAATAGATATCTTGGTAAAGGGGTTTTAAAAGCAGTTGAAAATGTAAATACAAGAATTGCTGATGAATTAATTGGACAAAGCCCATTTAATCAAGCTGAAGTTGATGCTATTATGAAAGAACTAGATGGAACAAATAACTACTCAAATTTGGGAGCAAATGCAGTTTTAGGTGTCTCTATGGCAACAGCAAGAGCAGCGGCAACTTCTCTTAATATACCACTTTATAGATATTTAGGTGGGGCAAATGCTATGACTATGCCAGTTCCTATGTTCAATATTATAAATGGTGGAGAGCATGCAAATAACTCGGTAGATTTTCAAGAGTATATGATTATGCCAACGGGAATTGAAAACTTTAATGAAGGTTTAAGAGCAGTAGCTGAAATTTATCAAAATCTTAAAAAGATTATTGATAAAATGGGAGAAAGCACTGCTGTTGGGGATGAGGGTGGATTCGCACCAAATTTAAAATCTAATGAAGAGCCAATAGCTGTAATTATGGAAGCTATTTCAAAAGCTGGATATAAAGCAGGGGAGCAAATCTCTATAGCACTTGATGTAGCTGCTAGTGAATTAATCAATGATGCAGGTAAGTATGTATTAAAAGGTGAAAATAGAGAATTAAGTAGTTCTGAGATGGTTGCATATTATGAAGAGTTATGTGCTAAATATCCAATAGTTTCGATTGAAGATGGATTAAGTGAAGATGATTGGGATGGTTGGCAAACATTAACTCAAAGATTAGGAAACAAAGTTCAATTGGTTGGAGATGATCTATTTGTAACAAATGCAAGTATTGTTGCTGAGGGTATAAAAAAAGGTATTGCAAATGCAGTATTAATTAAACCAAATCAAATTGGAAGTGTAAGTGAAACTATGCAGACAATTAGACTTGCTCAAAGAAATAACTATAACTGCGTTATGAGTCATAGAAGTGGAGAGAGTGAAGATGCATTTATTGCTGATTTTGCAGTTGCTTTAAATTGTGGGCAAATTAAAACGGGAAGTACAGCAAGAAGTGATAGAATTGCAAAATATAATAGACTTCTTGAAATTGGCGCAGAAATTGGCTATGCTGAATATTTAGGGAAAGAACCATTCTCTAAAAAATAA
- the recA gene encoding recombinase RecA has protein sequence MDENQKKSLELAIKQIDKAFGKGTLIRLGDKEVIPTEAISTGSLGLDLALGVGGLPKGRVIEIYGPESSGKTTLTLHAIAEAQKAGGVCAFIDAEHALDVKYAKDIGVDTDNLLVSQPDFGEQALEILETVIRSGAVDLVVVDSVAALTPKVEIDGDMDDQQVGVQARLMSKALRKVTGLLSKMNCTVIFINQIRMKIGMTGYGSPETTTGGNALKFYSSVRLDIRRIATLKQGENSIGNRVKVKVVKNKVAAPFKQAEFDIMFGEGISKTGELVDYGVKLDIIDKAGAWFSYGDTKIGQGRENSKQFLLDNPTIAKEIEDKILSSMGINDAIIAGGSDDGDEVAGLDD, from the coding sequence ATGGATGAAAACCAAAAAAAATCACTTGAACTTGCAATAAAACAAATAGATAAAGCTTTTGGAAAAGGGACATTAATAAGACTTGGAGATAAAGAGGTAATTCCCACAGAAGCTATAAGTACAGGTTCTTTAGGGCTTGATTTAGCTTTAGGTGTTGGAGGACTTCCTAAAGGAAGAGTTATTGAAATCTATGGACCAGAGAGTTCAGGAAAAACAACTTTAACTTTACATGCTATTGCTGAAGCTCAAAAAGCTGGAGGAGTTTGTGCCTTTATTGATGCCGAACATGCATTAGATGTAAAATATGCAAAAGATATAGGTGTTGATACTGATAACTTACTAGTATCTCAACCAGATTTTGGAGAGCAAGCTTTAGAAATTCTTGAAACTGTTATTAGAAGTGGAGCTGTTGATTTAGTAGTTGTGGACTCTGTTGCAGCTTTAACTCCAAAAGTTGAGATAGATGGTGATATGGATGACCAACAAGTAGGAGTTCAAGCAAGACTTATGAGTAAGGCTTTAAGAAAAGTAACAGGTCTTTTAAGCAAGATGAATTGTACTGTTATTTTTATCAATCAAATAAGAATGAAAATAGGAATGACTGGTTATGGAAGTCCAGAAACTACAACAGGTGGAAATGCACTTAAATTCTACTCATCTGTAAGACTTGACATTAGAAGAATTGCAACACTTAAACAAGGTGAAAACTCTATAGGAAATAGAGTAAAAGTTAAAGTAGTAAAAAATAAAGTTGCAGCTCCATTTAAACAAGCTGAATTTGATATTATGTTTGGAGAGGGTATTTCTAAAACAGGAGAGCTTGTGGATTATGGAGTAAAGCTTGATATTATTGATAAAGCAGGAGCTTGGTTTAGTTATGGAGATACTAAAATAGGACAAGGTAGAGAGAATTCAAAACAATTTTTATTAGATAATCCTACTATTGCAAAAGAGATAGAGGATAAAATTCTTAGCTCTATGGGTATAAATGATGCTATTATTGCTGGTGGAAGTGATGATGGTGATGAAGTTGCAGGACTTGATGATTAA
- a CDS encoding biotin synthase, with the protein MSNNQIYLCAISNIESGTCNEDCKFCTQSVKYKADIQRYRRKEIEQIVEEAKRARENKAVGFCLVTAGTGLDDKRLDYVCRAAAAVHKAVPDISLIACNGIASYEQLKELKKHGVENYNHNLETAREFYNQICTTHSWDDRYNTCLDAKKAGLHLCTGGIFGLGETQENRISMLESIASLEPMSVPINFFHPNEALPIVKNPLSKEEAFKLVELSRSYLPNQMLMIAGGRELMFGENQYDVFKHGANAIVVGDYLTTGGASAEDDIKAVTALGYEIALACHQ; encoded by the coding sequence ATGAGCAATAATCAAATATATTTATGTGCAATATCAAATATTGAAAGTGGAACGTGTAATGAAGATTGTAAGTTTTGTACACAAAGTGTAAAGTACAAAGCAGATATTCAAAGATATAGAAGAAAAGAGATAGAGCAAATAGTTGAAGAGGCAAAAAGAGCAAGAGAAAATAAAGCTGTTGGATTTTGCCTTGTAACTGCTGGAACAGGGCTTGATGATAAAAGACTTGATTATGTATGTAGAGCTGCAGCTGCTGTACATAAAGCAGTTCCTGATATTTCACTTATCGCTTGTAATGGAATAGCTAGTTATGAGCAATTAAAAGAGTTAAAAAAGCATGGTGTTGAAAACTATAATCACAATTTAGAAACAGCAAGAGAGTTTTATAATCAAATTTGTACTACTCACTCTTGGGATGATAGATATAACACTTGTTTGGATGCAAAAAAAGCTGGTCTTCATCTTTGTACTGGAGGGATTTTTGGGCTTGGTGAAACACAAGAAAATAGAATTTCTATGCTTGAATCAATTGCAAGCCTAGAGCCAATGTCTGTTCCAATTAATTTCTTCCATCCAAATGAAGCTTTACCTATAGTTAAAAATCCTTTATCTAAAGAGGAAGCATTTAAATTAGTTGAGTTATCAAGAAGTTATCTACCAAATCAAATGCTTATGATTGCAGGTGGTAGAGAGTTAATGTTTGGCGAAAATCAATATGATGTATTTAAACATGGAGCAAATGCTATTGTTGTTGGAGATTATTTAACAACTGGTGGGGCTAGTGCTGAAGATGATATAAAAGCAGTTACAGCTTTAGGATACGAAATAGCTTTAGCCTGTCATCAATAA
- the pseB gene encoding UDP-N-acetylglucosamine 4,6-dehydratase (inverting): MFNGKNILITGGTGSFGKKYTKILLEKYKPNKIIIFSRDELKQYEMSQEFNDKCMRYFIGDVRDAQRLKKAMKDVDFVIHAAALKHVPIAEYNPMECIKTNINGAQNVIDAAIDNGVSKIIALSTDKAANPVNLYGATKLASDKLFVAANNLVGKEDIKFSVVRYGNVVGSRGSVVPYFQKLISEGVKELPITDKKMTRFFITLEDGVNFVLKNFERMQGGEIFVPKIPSMKIVDMAKAMAPNLNQEIIGIRPGEKLHEIMCPADDSHLTLEFNDHYVIKPTIKFTSGADYTKNLLGEVGVPVEQGFEYNSGNNTKWLTDKEFLEMVKKI, encoded by the coding sequence ATGTTTAATGGGAAAAATATTTTAATTACAGGTGGAACAGGAAGTTTCGGTAAGAAATATACTAAAATCTTATTAGAAAAGTATAAACCAAATAAAATCATAATTTTTAGTAGAGATGAGCTAAAACAGTATGAGATGTCTCAAGAGTTCAATGATAAATGTATGAGATATTTTATAGGTGATGTAAGAGATGCCCAAAGATTAAAAAAAGCAATGAAAGATGTAGATTTTGTAATCCATGCAGCTGCTCTTAAACATGTACCAATAGCTGAATACAATCCAATGGAGTGTATAAAAACAAATATAAATGGTGCACAAAATGTAATTGATGCTGCAATTGATAATGGTGTTTCAAAAATAATTGCTTTATCAACAGATAAAGCTGCTAATCCTGTAAATTTATATGGTGCTACAAAATTGGCTTCAGATAAACTTTTTGTTGCTGCAAATAATTTAGTTGGGAAAGAGGATATAAAATTCTCAGTTGTACGATATGGAAATGTTGTAGGTAGTCGAGGCTCAGTTGTTCCATATTTTCAGAAATTAATTAGTGAAGGTGTAAAAGAGCTTCCAATAACAGATAAAAAAATGACAAGATTTTTTATTACTCTTGAAGATGGAGTGAACTTTGTACTTAAAAACTTTGAAAGAATGCAAGGTGGAGAAATTTTTGTACCAAAAATTCCATCTATGAAGATAGTTGATATGGCAAAAGCTATGGCTCCAAATCTAAATCAAGAGATTATTGGAATTAGACCTGGAGAAAAACTTCATGAAATTATGTGCCCTGCTGATGATAGTCATTTAACACTAGAGTTTAATGATCACTATGTAATAAAACCAACTATAAAATTTACAAGTGGAGCTGATTATACTAAAAATCTTTTAGGAGAAGTAGGAGTTCCTGTTGAACAAGGTTTTGAATATAATTCAGGAAATAATACAAAGTGGCTAACAGATAAAGAGTTTTTAGAAATGGTTAAAAAGATATGA